One Chitinophaga sp. H8 DNA window includes the following coding sequences:
- a CDS encoding SET domain-containing protein → MIKPYLYIDKIKGKGRGVFTKENIPAGTLLEVSPVLVLSYDDTAIVDKTKLHNYIFLWGSRETRSCVALGYCSIYNHSYEPNCEYEMDFEADTMSIMTRREIKKGEELCINYNGEVTDTSPVWFDVKKK, encoded by the coding sequence ATGATTAAGCCATACTTGTATATCGACAAAATAAAGGGCAAAGGCCGTGGGGTTTTTACAAAAGAAAATATCCCGGCGGGTACCTTGCTTGAAGTTTCTCCTGTGCTGGTATTGTCGTACGATGATACTGCCATAGTAGACAAAACAAAGCTGCATAACTATATTTTCCTGTGGGGATCACGGGAAACACGTTCCTGCGTGGCTTTAGGATATTGTTCCATCTATAACCACTCCTACGAACCCAACTGTGAGTACGAGATGGACTTTGAGGCGGATACAATGAGTATCATGACCCGCCGCGAAATTAAAAAAGGTGAAGAACTTTGTATCAATTACAATGGGGAGGTTACAGATACTTCCCCGGTTTGGTTTGATGTCAAAAAGAAATAA
- a CDS encoding MarR family winged helix-turn-helix transcriptional regulator: MSFYPSLGYLVFGSRLRRLSEYFLMEVNKVYEQAGIAFDASWFPVFYVLSREQSVPMTDIATQLEVSHSAVSQLVTNLKKKGLVKTAPCKEDGRRQLVAFTKKGEELLHQIQPVWEAITTAMTQLVTANKQSQQILEAIAQVERAVQETPLSERIISAIK, from the coding sequence ATGAGTTTTTATCCGTCATTAGGTTATCTGGTATTTGGCAGCCGTTTAAGGAGGTTAAGTGAATACTTTCTTATGGAGGTGAATAAGGTATATGAACAGGCGGGTATTGCCTTTGATGCCAGCTGGTTTCCCGTATTTTATGTATTGTCCAGGGAACAATCTGTGCCTATGACAGATATTGCCACTCAGCTGGAAGTATCCCATTCCGCTGTTAGCCAGCTGGTCACCAACCTGAAGAAAAAAGGTCTGGTCAAGACAGCACCCTGTAAGGAAGATGGCCGCAGACAATTAGTTGCTTTTACGAAAAAAGGGGAGGAGCTGTTGCATCAGATACAGCCTGTATGGGAAGCGATTACCACTGCCATGACACAGCTTGTAACAGCAAACAAACAGAGTCAGCAAATACTGGAGGCAATAGCGCAGGTAGAAAGGGCGGTGCAGGAAACCCCTCTTTCGGAACGTATTATCTCCGCCATAAAATAA